A genomic window from Parasteatoda tepidariorum isolate YZ-2023 chromosome 10, CAS_Ptep_4.0, whole genome shotgun sequence includes:
- the LOC107441748 gene encoding uncharacterized protein, whose product MTAHNGRLIILFLVVSVLICIKAGEENDKMDVGEYQPLTPTKREKKMCEDKAEEKGKTIKDCSKKIHHTCYVQCWYKENDEKDELMTPDGTLCCDIGGAMPTGVRPYFF is encoded by the exons ATGACAGCACATAATGGACGATTGATTATCTTATTCCTAGTGGTATCT GTCTTAATTTGCATAAAGGCGGGGGAAGAAAATGACAAGATGGACGTTGGAGAATATCAACCACTAACTCCTACTAAACGagaaaagaaaatgtgtgaAGACAAGGctgaagaaaaaggaaaaaccaTAAAAGATTGTTcaaag aaaatacaTCATACTTGTTATGTTCAATGTTGGTATaaagaaaatgatgaaaagGACGAGCTTATGACACCAGATGGAACATTATGTTGTGATATTGGTGGAGCGATGCCAACAGGGGtaagaccatattttttttaa